In Gemmatimonadaceae bacterium, the following proteins share a genomic window:
- a CDS encoding NAD-dependent succinate-semialdehyde dehydrogenase, translating to MSDARMIVDAFIAGRWVSGARRFPVVSPFTGETVASVVDCGEEEARDAVQATVSAFASWRRTTAYERAAILSRWNELILRDEAWLGELMAREMGKPITEARGEARYAAGFVSYYAGEAIRVRGETIPSQFAHKRLLVNARPVGPVYAVTPWNFPAAMITRKAAPALAAGCTMIVKPAEQSPLTALHLAKLWEEAGGPAGTLQLLPCRDPVPVSRVCMDDARIRKLSFTGSTEVGMLLYAQASRTMKRMSLELGGHAPFLVFGDAEIARAVREVVASKFRNAGQTCVCANRIYVHRSIVAPFTMQLAEATRALAVGDPLDAATQVGPLVDAAAVAKVESHVADAVVHGATVVTGGARGERTFFAPTVLGNVRSGMRILEEETFGPVAPVIPFDDDAEAVSAANDTSAGLAAYLWTRDLSRAIRVSEALDFGIVGVNDGVPSTPQAPFGGVKFSGLGREGGHQGIAEYLDTQYVSLGLDS from the coding sequence ATGAGTGATGCCCGGATGATCGTGGATGCCTTCATCGCGGGGCGGTGGGTGAGCGGCGCGCGGCGATTTCCCGTCGTGTCGCCGTTCACGGGCGAGACGGTGGCGTCCGTGGTGGATTGCGGGGAGGAGGAGGCCCGCGACGCGGTGCAGGCGACCGTGTCGGCCTTCGCGTCGTGGCGGCGGACCACTGCCTATGAACGCGCCGCCATCCTCTCGCGATGGAACGAGCTGATCCTGCGCGACGAGGCGTGGCTGGGGGAACTCATGGCGCGGGAGATGGGCAAACCCATCACCGAGGCGCGCGGTGAGGCGCGCTATGCCGCCGGCTTCGTGAGCTACTACGCCGGCGAAGCCATTCGCGTGCGTGGCGAGACCATCCCGTCGCAGTTCGCGCACAAGCGACTCCTCGTCAACGCGCGACCGGTGGGGCCGGTGTATGCCGTCACTCCCTGGAACTTCCCGGCGGCGATGATCACGCGGAAGGCGGCGCCGGCGCTTGCCGCGGGCTGCACGATGATCGTGAAGCCCGCCGAGCAGTCGCCGCTCACCGCGCTGCACCTGGCGAAGTTGTGGGAAGAGGCCGGCGGCCCGGCCGGCACGTTGCAACTTCTCCCGTGCCGTGACCCGGTTCCGGTGTCGCGCGTGTGCATGGACGACGCGCGCATCCGCAAGCTCTCGTTCACCGGGAGCACCGAGGTGGGAATGCTCCTCTACGCGCAGGCGTCGCGCACCATGAAGCGGATGTCGCTCGAACTGGGAGGGCACGCCCCGTTCCTCGTCTTCGGTGACGCCGAGATCGCGCGCGCGGTGCGCGAGGTGGTCGCCTCCAAGTTCCGCAACGCGGGGCAAACGTGCGTCTGCGCCAATCGCATCTACGTGCACCGCTCGATCGTCGCCCCCTTCACCATGCAGCTGGCGGAGGCGACACGCGCGCTCGCCGTGGGCGACCCGCTCGACGCCGCCACGCAGGTAGGACCGCTGGTCGATGCCGCGGCCGTGGCGAAGGTCGAATCGCACGTGGCCGACGCCGTCGTGCACGGCGCCACGGTCGTCACCGGAGGGGCGCGCGGCGAGCGTACCTTCTTCGCCCCCACCGTACTGGGCAACGTGCGAAGCGGGATGCGCATCCTGGAGGAAGAGACCTTTGGCCCGGTTGCCCCCGTCATCCCGTTCGACGACGATGCCGAGGCGGTGAGCGCCGCCAACGACACTAGCGCGGGGCTCGCTGCGTACCTTTGGACCCGCGACCTGTCACGCGCCATCCGCGTGAGCGAGGCACTCGACTTCGGCATCGTCGGCGTGAATGACGGCGTCCCCTCCACGCCGCAGGCGCCGTTTGGTGGGGTGAAGTTCTCCGGACTGGGACGCGAGGGGGGACACCAGGGGATCGCCGAGTACCTCGACACGCAGTACGTCTCGTTAGGGCTCGATTCGTGA